One Gordonia mangrovi genomic region harbors:
- a CDS encoding ribonuclease J: protein MTEPTRRRRSARRQAGPPAPPADPPAPTAEPTNSEPTNSEPTNSEPTNSEPTSRQSKSSKSKSPEPKHAAAQAERPQSDGLRSGGGRHERRDRRGDNRNRGQQKQQPAVVPAVDRLGTPPRAPRNGLRIVALGGIGEIGRNMTVFEYGGRLLIVDCGVLFPEDAQPGVDLILPDFTYIEDRMDDVDAIILTHGHEDHIGAVPFLLRLRSDIPVIGSTFTLALVEAKCREHRLRPKLVRVTEGERTTHGPFECEYFAVNHSIPDAIAVAIRTGAGVALHTGDIKLDQLPLDGRLTDLAGFSRLGDEGVDLFLVDSTNAEVPGFVTPEREIGGVLDQVIGRARQRVIVASFASHVHRIQQIVDVAHAHNRRICFVGRSMVRNMQIAQDLGYLSVPDGVLVDLDTAATLPDHRLVLISTGSQGEPLSALSRMARGEHRQINIRADDLVVLASSLIPGNENSVFAVVNGLAKRGATVITQQSAKVHVSGHASAGELLYLYNAVRPSNVMPVHGEWRHLRANSALAVATGVAEDRVVLAEDGVVVDLVDGRASITGRIPVGHVYVDGLSVGDVGESTLSERLVLGEGGFISITIAIDAASGRAVSAPEVSGRGFSDDPDALKAAADLVDQALDALAAEGITDAHRIAQTIRRAVGRWVAETYRRRPMIVPTVLAVGS, encoded by the coding sequence ATGACCGAACCGACCCGTCGTCGCCGATCCGCACGTCGCCAGGCCGGGCCCCCGGCCCCGCCCGCTGATCCGCCGGCCCCCACCGCCGAGCCGACGAACTCAGAGCCCACGAACTCAGAGCCCACGAACTCAGAGCCCACGAACTCAGAGCCCACGAGCCGACAGTCCAAGAGCTCGAAGTCCAAGAGTCCAGAGCCGAAACACGCTGCCGCGCAGGCGGAACGGCCACAATCCGACGGCTTGCGGTCCGGCGGAGGTCGACACGAGCGTCGGGATCGCCGCGGAGACAACCGAAATCGCGGCCAGCAGAAGCAACAACCGGCCGTGGTGCCCGCCGTGGACCGGTTGGGCACTCCGCCGCGCGCGCCCCGCAACGGACTGCGGATCGTCGCGCTCGGCGGGATCGGCGAGATCGGTCGCAACATGACCGTATTCGAATACGGCGGCCGACTGCTGATCGTCGACTGCGGTGTCCTGTTTCCCGAAGACGCCCAGCCCGGGGTCGACCTGATCCTGCCGGACTTCACCTACATCGAGGACCGGATGGATGACGTGGACGCGATCATCCTCACCCACGGCCACGAGGATCACATCGGCGCCGTGCCGTTCCTGCTGCGTCTGCGCAGCGACATCCCCGTCATCGGCTCCACGTTCACCCTGGCCCTGGTCGAGGCCAAGTGTCGTGAGCACCGGCTGCGCCCGAAACTCGTGCGGGTCACCGAGGGCGAGCGCACCACCCACGGCCCGTTCGAGTGTGAGTACTTCGCGGTCAACCACTCCATCCCGGATGCGATCGCGGTCGCGATCCGCACCGGCGCCGGGGTGGCGCTGCACACCGGCGACATCAAACTCGACCAGCTCCCGCTCGACGGTCGGCTCACCGACCTCGCCGGGTTCAGCCGGCTCGGTGACGAAGGTGTCGACCTGTTCCTCGTCGATTCGACCAACGCCGAGGTGCCGGGATTCGTCACCCCGGAACGCGAGATCGGCGGGGTCCTCGACCAGGTGATCGGCCGGGCCAGGCAGCGGGTGATCGTCGCGTCGTTCGCCAGCCATGTGCACCGCATCCAGCAGATCGTCGACGTCGCGCACGCACACAACCGGCGCATCTGCTTTGTCGGGCGGTCGATGGTGCGCAACATGCAGATCGCCCAGGATCTCGGCTACCTGTCGGTGCCCGACGGCGTCCTGGTGGACCTCGACACCGCGGCCACGCTGCCCGATCACCGGCTGGTGTTGATCTCGACGGGCTCGCAGGGGGAACCGCTGTCCGCGCTGTCGCGGATGGCCCGGGGTGAGCACCGGCAGATCAACATCCGCGCCGACGACCTGGTGGTGCTGGCGTCCTCGCTGATCCCGGGCAACGAGAACTCGGTGTTCGCCGTGGTCAACGGGCTCGCCAAGCGTGGCGCCACCGTCATCACCCAACAGAGCGCCAAGGTGCACGTCTCGGGTCACGCGTCGGCAGGGGAACTGTTGTACCTGTACAACGCGGTTCGGCCGTCCAACGTGATGCCGGTGCACGGTGAATGGCGACACCTGCGGGCCAATTCGGCGCTGGCCGTGGCCACCGGTGTGGCCGAGGACCGAGTGGTTCTCGCCGAGGACGGTGTGGTGGTCGACCTGGTCGACGGCCGTGCATCGATCACCGGGCGCATCCCGGTCGGGCACGTGTACGTCGACGGATTGTCGGTCGGCGACGTCGGCGAGTCGACCCTGTCGGAGCGTCTGGTGCTGGGCGAAGGCGGGTTCATCTCGATCACCATCGCGATCGATGCCGCCAGTGGCCGGGCGGTCTCCGCCCCGGAGGTCTCCGGACGCGGCTTCTCCGACGACCCGGACGCCTTGAAGGCGGCCGCCGATCTCGTCGACCAGGCCCTCGACGCGCTCGCCGCGGAGGGCATCACCGATGCCCACCGGATCGCGCAAACCATCCGGCGCGCCGTCGGGCGGTGGGTTGCCGAGACCTATCGTCGACGGCCGATGATCGTGCCGACCGTGCTCGCCGTCGGTTCCTGA
- a CDS encoding alkaline phosphatase D family protein, protein MMSDQPSGPNVDRASTSRRTFLRTGAVVTGAAALPVVAGTASAVPVGTSVFAHGVASGDPLPDGVILWTRVTPTPSARPGSGLGPATGVTWEVARDGSFAAIVASGAVTTSAGTDHTVKVDVTGLGANTRYAYRFRVTSGPAVGTVSPVGYTRTAPAPNADVSRVRFGVVSCSNWEAGYFGAYRHLRAHRDLTAIVHLGDYFYEYESGGYTGKSGVVRPVSPTNETITLRDYRMRHAQYKTDPDLAELHRTLPWICTWDDHESANDSWKGGAENHDASEGPWAARKAASEKAYYEWMPVRPAAGRTGRHLYRRLGFGRLLELSMLDLRTYRDQQVSPTSRGVDDPARSITGTAQMNWLTDSLTSSTTRWRIVGNPVMISPVLVPPLDERNAAALTEVLGLPRQGVPYNADQWDGYTADRSRLLEAIRRNDVDNVVFITGDIHSSWACDIPVDPARYPAAGTVATELVVPSVTSSNVDDILEVPEHTVGNAVPAAIMTANRHVRWNDFDAHGYAVLTVTPSAAQMDWYFVNEKTDPRTGRYHARSFRVAAGSQRVQAVSQPTD, encoded by the coding sequence ATGATGTCCGATCAACCATCCGGTCCGAATGTCGACCGGGCGAGTACCTCACGCCGCACGTTCCTCCGGACCGGTGCCGTGGTCACCGGAGCCGCCGCGCTACCCGTTGTGGCCGGTACGGCATCTGCGGTTCCGGTGGGTACGTCCGTCTTCGCCCACGGCGTGGCCTCCGGCGACCCGCTGCCCGACGGGGTGATCCTGTGGACCAGGGTGACGCCGACCCCCTCGGCCCGCCCGGGCTCGGGTCTCGGCCCGGCCACCGGGGTCACGTGGGAGGTCGCCCGCGACGGTTCGTTCGCCGCGATCGTCGCCTCCGGTGCCGTGACCACCTCGGCCGGCACGGATCACACCGTGAAGGTCGATGTCACCGGTCTGGGCGCGAACACCCGATATGCGTACCGGTTCCGGGTGACCTCCGGCCCGGCGGTGGGCACGGTCTCCCCCGTCGGATACACGCGCACCGCTCCCGCCCCCAACGCCGACGTGAGCCGCGTGCGCTTCGGTGTCGTGTCGTGTTCCAATTGGGAGGCAGGCTATTTCGGAGCCTACCGCCATCTGCGGGCGCATCGCGACCTCACCGCCATCGTGCATCTCGGCGACTACTTCTACGAGTACGAGAGCGGCGGATACACCGGCAAATCCGGCGTCGTGCGGCCCGTCTCCCCTACCAACGAGACGATCACCCTGCGCGACTACCGGATGCGGCACGCGCAGTACAAGACCGACCCCGACCTCGCCGAGTTGCATCGCACGCTGCCGTGGATCTGCACCTGGGACGACCACGAGTCCGCGAACGACTCGTGGAAGGGTGGCGCGGAGAACCATGACGCGAGCGAGGGCCCCTGGGCGGCGCGTAAGGCGGCCTCCGAGAAGGCCTACTACGAGTGGATGCCGGTGCGGCCGGCGGCCGGCCGCACCGGCCGCCACCTCTACCGCCGGCTCGGCTTCGGCCGGTTGCTGGAGCTGTCGATGCTGGACCTGCGCACCTACCGCGATCAACAGGTCTCCCCCACGTCTCGCGGCGTCGACGACCCGGCCCGCAGCATCACGGGTACTGCCCAGATGAATTGGCTGACAGACAGTCTGACATCGTCGACGACGCGATGGCGCATCGTCGGCAACCCGGTGATGATCTCGCCCGTCCTGGTGCCGCCGCTCGACGAACGCAATGCCGCGGCTCTCACCGAGGTACTCGGGCTGCCGCGGCAGGGCGTGCCCTACAACGCCGATCAGTGGGACGGTTACACCGCCGACCGGAGCCGACTGCTCGAGGCGATCCGACGCAACGATGTCGACAACGTGGTGTTCATCACCGGAGACATCCACTCGTCGTGGGCCTGCGACATCCCGGTCGACCCGGCCCGCTATCCCGCCGCCGGCACCGTCGCCACCGAACTGGTGGTGCCGTCGGTGACGTCGTCGAATGTCGACGACATCCTCGAGGTGCCCGAACACACCGTCGGCAACGCGGTGCCCGCGGCGATCATGACCGCGAATCGACATGTGCGCTGGAACGACTTCGACGCGCATGGATATGCGGTGCTCACGGTCACGCCGTCGGCGGCCCAGATGGACTGGTATTTCGTCAACGAGAAGACCGATCCGCGCACCGGCCGGTATCACGCGCGGTCGTTCCGGGTGGCCGCGGGTTCCCAGCGGGTGCAGGCGGTGTCACAGCCGACAGACTGA
- a CDS encoding YncE family protein translates to MAAACLATLAAAVIPAPGNAAPAVPVAHQATEMPPCPQQLLSMNPDDGSFQAYARQLVSQGNGLTRGPDGSIYASNDLAASLDKILPNGHVIKGFYQGGGTNGGTVSKDGKTLYVTETFTLDAKVLAIDTTTGEPVCGRVGRGSGVADLGRRRVVVRADGR, encoded by the coding sequence ATGGCGGCGGCATGTCTGGCCACACTCGCTGCTGCGGTGATTCCCGCGCCCGGCAATGCGGCTCCGGCCGTCCCGGTGGCACATCAGGCAACCGAGATGCCACCGTGTCCCCAACAGCTGCTGAGTATGAATCCGGACGACGGGAGTTTTCAGGCATACGCCCGGCAGCTGGTGTCGCAGGGCAACGGATTGACCCGGGGCCCGGATGGAAGCATCTACGCCTCCAACGATCTGGCGGCATCCCTCGACAAGATCCTGCCGAACGGCCACGTCATCAAGGGGTTCTACCAGGGTGGCGGTACCAACGGCGGCACGGTCAGCAAAGACGGGAAGACGCTGTACGTCACCGAGACCTTCACTCTCGACGCCAAGGTGCTCGCCATCGACACGACGACCGGGGAACCTGTATGTGGCCGCGTGGGGCGCGGGTCAGGTGTGGCGGATCTCGGCCGACGGCGAGTCGTCGTGCGTGCTGATGGCCGGTGA
- the thyX gene encoding FAD-dependent thymidylate synthase — protein sequence MSELVPLRVQLVAATEFTPPPDVDWSTDADGGEALVEFSGRACYESWDKPNPRTATNAGYLRHILEVGHTSLLEHASVTFYITGISRSCTHELIRHRHFSYSQLSQRFVPERDANVVAPPAIRGDAELEALFTEATDASRKAYSELLDALEAKFADVPNAILRRKQARQAARSVLPNATETRIVVTGNYRAWRHFVGMRATEHADVEIRQLAVECLRHLMQVAPTVFGDFEISTLSDGTEVATSPFVLEG from the coding sequence GTGTCCGAGCTGGTACCGCTCCGGGTGCAGTTGGTGGCCGCGACCGAGTTCACCCCTCCGCCGGATGTCGACTGGAGCACCGACGCCGACGGTGGTGAGGCGCTGGTCGAGTTCTCCGGACGTGCCTGCTACGAGAGCTGGGACAAACCGAATCCCCGGACCGCCACGAACGCCGGCTATCTGCGGCACATCCTCGAGGTGGGGCACACCTCGCTGCTCGAGCACGCGTCGGTGACCTTTTACATCACCGGGATCTCGCGCTCATGCACCCATGAACTGATCCGGCACCGACATTTCTCCTACTCGCAGTTGTCGCAGCGGTTCGTGCCCGAACGTGACGCCAACGTCGTCGCCCCGCCCGCGATACGAGGGGATGCGGAACTGGAGGCCCTGTTCACCGAGGCCACCGACGCCTCGCGAAAGGCCTACAGCGAGCTGCTCGACGCCTTGGAAGCCAAGTTCGCCGACGTGCCCAACGCGATCCTGCGCCGCAAACAGGCGCGACAGGCGGCGCGATCGGTGCTGCCGAATGCCACCGAGACCAGGATTGTGGTGACCGGCAACTATCGGGCCTGGCGGCACTTCGTCGGGATGCGGGCCACCGAACACGCCGATGTCGAGATCCGGCAACTCGCCGTCGAATGCCTGCGCCACCTGATGCAGGTCGCGCCGACGGTCTTCGGTGACTTCGAGATCAGCACCCTGTCGGATGGCACCGAGGTAGCCACCTCGCCCTTCGTGCTCGAGGGCTGA
- a CDS encoding HAD-IIB family hydrolase produces the protein MTVSYQGQDYSLVMFDLDDTLAPSKSPLPDQMAAVLARMLDDTMGCVISGGRFTQFEKQVIARLGDFRGAANLHLMPTCGTQYVRWSGTEWETVYAEFLSDDEKKRTLDVLETGARELGLWETQTWGPILEDRGSQITFSALGQTAPVDAKSAWDPDGAKKEALRAYAAERLPDLEVRSGGSTSVDVTKKGIDKAYGARKLMDILNLDIGDILFFGDRLDEGGNDRPVQDLGITSIAVDGWEDTHAKLSAIVG, from the coding sequence ATGACGGTTTCGTACCAGGGGCAGGACTACTCGTTGGTCATGTTCGACCTCGACGACACCCTGGCCCCGTCCAAGAGTCCGTTACCCGATCAGATGGCGGCGGTGCTGGCCCGCATGCTCGACGACACCATGGGCTGCGTAATCTCCGGCGGTCGTTTCACCCAATTCGAGAAGCAGGTGATCGCCCGTCTGGGGGACTTCCGCGGCGCGGCCAACCTGCACCTGATGCCCACGTGCGGAACGCAGTACGTGCGGTGGTCGGGCACCGAATGGGAGACGGTGTACGCCGAATTCCTCAGCGACGACGAGAAGAAGCGCACGCTCGACGTCCTCGAAACCGGGGCCAGGGAACTCGGGCTGTGGGAGACGCAGACGTGGGGCCCGATCCTGGAGGACCGGGGCAGCCAGATCACCTTCAGCGCATTGGGGCAGACGGCGCCGGTCGACGCCAAGTCCGCCTGGGATCCCGACGGGGCGAAGAAGGAAGCCCTGCGCGCCTACGCCGCCGAGCGACTCCCGGATCTGGAGGTCCGCAGTGGCGGGTCGACATCGGTCGACGTGACCAAGAAGGGCATCGACAAGGCCTACGGTGCCCGCAAACTCATGGACATCCTGAACCTGGATATCGGCGACATCCTCTTCTTCGGCGACCGGCTCGACGAGGGCGGCAACGACCGTCCGGTGCAGGACCTCGGCATCACATCGATCGCCGTGGACGGCTGGGAGGACACCCACGCCAAACTGTCGGCGATCGTCGGCTGA
- the dapA gene encoding 4-hydroxy-tetrahydrodipicolinate synthase: MNAGADQPQDHPFGTIAVAMVTPFTPDGALDLDKAAELADHLVSKGCDGLIVSGTTGESPTTTVPEKLDLLRVVLDAVGDRARITQGAGSYDTAESVRFSTEAEKIGAHGLLVVTPYYSKPPQAGLLAHFRTIADCTDLPVLLYDIPPRSVVPIANETMLALAEHPRIKGVKDAKGDLHSAAGIIASTDLEYLSGEDALNLPWLSVGATGFVSVIGHLVADRLREMQIAFDKGDVRTAREINTSMLPLVNAMGRLGGVTMVKASLRILGLDVGHPRLPQVPADGPQIEALIADLRAAGVLDR; encoded by the coding sequence ATGAACGCAGGCGCAGACCAGCCGCAGGACCACCCGTTCGGGACCATCGCCGTCGCGATGGTGACCCCGTTCACCCCCGATGGTGCGCTGGATCTGGACAAGGCCGCCGAGCTCGCCGACCACCTCGTGTCCAAGGGCTGTGACGGCCTGATCGTCTCGGGCACCACCGGCGAGTCGCCCACCACCACCGTGCCGGAGAAGCTCGACCTGCTGCGTGTCGTGCTCGACGCGGTCGGCGACCGTGCGCGCATCACCCAGGGTGCCGGTAGCTACGACACCGCCGAGAGCGTGCGTTTCTCGACCGAGGCGGAGAAGATCGGCGCACACGGACTTCTCGTCGTCACGCCGTACTACTCGAAACCGCCCCAGGCCGGGCTGTTGGCGCACTTCCGCACCATCGCCGACTGCACGGATCTGCCGGTGCTGCTCTACGACATCCCGCCTCGCTCGGTGGTCCCCATCGCCAACGAGACGATGCTCGCTCTCGCCGAGCACCCACGCATCAAGGGGGTCAAGGACGCCAAGGGCGACCTGCACTCCGCCGCCGGCATCATCGCCTCCACCGATCTCGAGTACCTGTCCGGTGAGGACGCGCTCAACCTGCCGTGGCTGTCGGTCGGCGCGACCGGCTTCGTCAGTGTCATCGGGCACCTGGTCGCGGATCGGTTGCGCGAGATGCAGATCGCCTTCGACAAGGGCGACGTCCGCACCGCCCGGGAGATCAACACGTCGATGCTGCCGCTGGTGAATGCGATGGGACGCCTCGGCGGCGTCACGATGGTCAAGGCGTCGCTGCGCATCCTGGGACTCGATGTGGGCCACCCGCGCCTCCCGCAGGTGCCGGCCGACGGTCCGCAGATCGAGGCGCTGATCGCGGATCTGCGCGCGGCGGGTGTACTGGACCGATGA
- a CDS encoding TIGR03085 family metal-binding protein: protein MTFAQDERAALVDTLRSVGPEAPTLCAGWTAKDLLAHLVVRERRPDTAPGIMIPAFAGHTEKVRAGAAAGSWDTMLEQLAGGPPLYSPLKVVDRWANLAEMFVHHEDVLRGAARPDQTWTPRELSAELQEALIAPAKSMSKMTLKGSPARVTLRTRDARDLVTVGTGPEVIVIGHPGELLLFAFGRAPVDVVFDGDDQAVAAVRAAKRGL, encoded by the coding sequence GTGACCTTCGCACAAGACGAACGCGCTGCCCTGGTCGATACGCTCCGGTCCGTCGGACCCGAGGCGCCCACGCTCTGCGCCGGATGGACGGCCAAAGATCTGCTGGCCCATCTGGTCGTGCGGGAGCGACGCCCGGACACCGCACCCGGCATCATGATCCCGGCCTTCGCCGGGCACACCGAGAAGGTGCGCGCCGGCGCGGCCGCAGGCTCCTGGGACACCATGCTCGAGCAGTTGGCCGGCGGGCCGCCGCTGTATTCGCCGCTCAAGGTGGTCGACCGATGGGCCAACCTCGCCGAGATGTTCGTCCACCACGAGGACGTCCTGCGTGGCGCCGCCCGGCCCGATCAGACCTGGACACCGCGTGAACTGTCTGCCGAACTCCAGGAGGCGCTGATCGCGCCGGCCAAATCCATGAGCAAGATGACGCTGAAGGGCTCGCCGGCCCGGGTCACGCTGCGGACCCGCGACGCCCGCGACCTGGTGACCGTCGGTACCGGGCCGGAGGTGATCGTCATCGGTCATCCGGGCGAGTTGCTGCTGTTCGCCTTCGGTCGTGCGCCCGTCGACGTCGTGTTCGACGGCGACGACCAGGCGGTTGCGGCGGTCCGTGCGGCCAAGCGGGGCCTCTGA
- a CDS encoding TetR/AcrR family transcriptional regulator — translation MGRAPGYDADEVIETARDLFWTRGFDDVSVSDVEKATGLSRSSIYHAFGSMRGLFDAVVQNYLDAVVRPRLRGLQAEIVADDALAAYLHGLADAIARRADAVGDVTGAPTGCLLVATAVTSLGADGAVREVIAAYHHELLQAVTAGLRATGGQAAADLEQRARVVAGAVISANVLARVNAAEAVRLLRATADTVAVSV, via the coding sequence ATGGGCAGAGCGCCGGGATACGACGCCGACGAGGTCATCGAGACTGCGCGGGATCTGTTCTGGACGAGGGGCTTCGACGATGTGTCGGTCAGCGACGTGGAAAAGGCCACCGGCCTGTCGAGATCGAGCATCTACCACGCGTTCGGCAGTATGCGCGGATTGTTCGACGCGGTCGTGCAGAACTATCTGGATGCCGTCGTCCGCCCCCGCTTGCGCGGGTTGCAGGCCGAGATCGTCGCCGATGACGCCTTGGCGGCCTATCTGCACGGGCTGGCCGATGCCATCGCGCGACGCGCGGATGCCGTCGGCGACGTCACCGGCGCGCCGACAGGATGTCTGCTGGTCGCCACCGCCGTCACCTCCCTCGGTGCCGACGGCGCGGTCCGCGAGGTGATCGCGGCCTATCACCACGAACTGCTCCAGGCGGTCACCGCGGGCCTCCGGGCCACCGGCGGCCAGGCTGCCGCCGACCTCGAGCAGCGCGCGAGGGTCGTTGCCGGTGCGGTGATCTCGGCCAATGTGCTGGCGCGCGTGAACGCCGCCGAGGCGGTGCGGTTGCTGCGCGCCACCGCGGATACGGTGGCCGTATCGGTGTGA